TTCGGCACCATGACGTGCTTCGCGCAACATGTCCGGAATGCCGTCCGTCTTTACAGTTTCGTTATGGTTGAAGGCGTAATGGTCTTCATCACGTTCCGGGTTCGTCGCCGAAAGTAACGAAAGCATCAAGAAGGCATAGCCCATAGTCGAGGACACCTTCAAGTTGTCGCCACAATCGTACCAACCACCAGGAATGGAGTCGTGCACATGGCTTGCCTTGTGGAACCAGGACTCCGAATCACCACTGCGCTGCACGCCAAAGAACTTGAGGTTCGCGTCGCGCACCATCGAATAGACCTTGTCGCTCACGATAAAGGTAGAGGAATATTCCTTGCCCACCTTGATACGGAGGCGCTTGTCCGTAGGGAGCGAAGCCATATCAGCAAGTTTACCCGCACACAGCTTGGTTGTGGGAATCGCCAAATTCACCGTATAGCGAGTATCCGTACAATAATTGGCGTAAGCCTTCAACGTCCTGATAGACGTGGAGTTATCTCCGGTAGCCGTAAACTTGCCGTCCTTAGCCAGTTCGTTCCCATCCAAGTCGACAACAGAATAGGTCGCCGTTTCGCAACTAGCCGAAATATAGTAGAACTGCTTTTCGGGGTCATTCGTAAGGTAACCGGCCTGGTTCACGCGGATATTGCCAACCTTCAAGCTCAAGGCATCGATGTAGGCCTGGTTCAAGGTGTCTGCAATGTAAGCGTTCGCTTTGAAATCTTCGGGCTTTGAACCGGGTGCCGGAGTGCCGACCACCGAATCCTTTTCATTTACGTTAAAATGGCTAAAATCATAGACCGTTCCGCCGTCTACGACACTCGAGGTATCCCAGGCCATCGGGTAAACCGGGCGAATCAGGTCGTACGGGGTATCCGCAGCCAAAACGGACTGGGTTGCACCCAAGGCTACGCCAAAAGCGGCTGCCGTCTTTAAAACCGTAAACTTGGACATTCTCATCTCCTTCATAAAACGCCTTTTCGAAGGCAACCTATCTTGAGACAATTTAAAAACTTTTAGCCCCCACATGGAACGAAAAAATTTTCCCGTGATTCATTACACACAAAAAGAACAGAACCCTAATCTCTTAGGGTTCTGCCATTAAAGCTTGTTGTAAGCAGGGGGCGTTACTTCGCTTCGGCGGGTTCGTCCTTGATGGCGGCCAGACGTTCGTTCACGTTCTTGGACACGCCCTTCTCGGCGTACTTCGCAGCGACTTCCACAGCCTTCTCGATAGCGAGAGCATCGGAACGGCCGTGAGCGATAATGCCCGTGCCGTTGAGGCCGAGGAGCAAGGCACCACCCGTCATGCGGTAGTCCCACATTTCGTCGAAGCGGCGACCATTCGGAGTGTCAATAAAGCCGAACATCTTCTTGTGCAGTTCGTAGAAGCCTTCAAGCATTTTCAGGACAACATTGCCTGTAAAGCCCGAAGTCACCACGACGTCGGCGGCACCTTCGATGAGCGTTTCGCCTTCGATATTGCCGATGAAGTTCACCGGGGCAGACTTCAGCAACTGGTGTGCTTCCTGGAGCACGGCTGGGCCCTTGTGTTCTTCTTCGCCCATGTTCAAAAGGCCAACCTTCGGATTCTGGTAACCGAAGTAGGTCTCGGCAAAAGCGGATCCCGCGATGGCAAAGTCCACCAGCGTAGAAGCGCGTTCATCGACGTTCGCACCGGCATCGACCAAGATAATCGGACGGTCGGCGGTAGGAATAACGCAACCGATAGGCGGACGGCTGAACTTTTCGCTTGACTTCCCGAGAAGCATGAGGCAAGACGCCATCATGGCACCGGAGTTGCCGGCGCTCACCGAGGCGTCCACCATTCCCTTCTTCTGCAAGGCGACGCAAGTCACCAGGCCGGAGTGGGGTTTCTTCTTGAGAACCTGTACGGGGTGTTCGTCCATGGCGACCGGATCCGGCGCGTCAACGACCGAAATACCATTGCCAGCGTAGCCAAGCTTTTCCAGCCCAGCCTTGACCTCGGCCTCCGGTCCGCACAAGACAACATGCAAATCAGCATTTTTCTTGACGGCGTTTACAGCACCTTCTATCACTACGTCGGGGGCAAAATCGCCACCCAATGCATCCAAGGCAACTTTTACCATGAACAACTCCTTAAAAGCGACTAGGCTTCAGCACCCTTCATGTCGACAACTTCAACACCATTGTAGTAACCGCAAACCGGGCACACGCGGTGCGGGCGCTTCACGGAACCGCAATGTTCGCAAGTGGCCATGGCCGGCACTTCCATCTTCCAGTGGGTGCGGCGCTTGTCACGACGGGCGGTCGAGGTTTTTCTTTTAGGTACTGCCATTTTTAACTCCTATTTTCCATTTTGCT
The genomic region above belongs to uncultured Fibrobacter sp. and contains:
- the plsX gene encoding phosphate acyltransferase PlsX, whose protein sequence is MVKVALDALGGDFAPDVVIEGAVNAVKKNADLHVVLCGPEAEVKAGLEKLGYAGNGISVVDAPDPVAMDEHPVQVLKKKPHSGLVTCVALQKKGMVDASVSAGNSGAMMASCLMLLGKSSEKFSRPPIGCVIPTADRPIILVDAGANVDERASTLVDFAIAGSAFAETYFGYQNPKVGLLNMGEEEHKGPAVLQEAHQLLKSAPVNFIGNIEGETLIEGAADVVVTSGFTGNVVLKMLEGFYELHKKMFGFIDTPNGRRFDEMWDYRMTGGALLLGLNGTGIIAHGRSDALAIEKAVEVAAKYAEKGVSKNVNERLAAIKDEPAEAK
- the rpmF gene encoding 50S ribosomal protein L32 — protein: MAVPKRKTSTARRDKRRTHWKMEVPAMATCEHCGSVKRPHRVCPVCGYYNGVEVVDMKGAEA